GGGCCAAACCTGggggccccccaaccattttctaagtcacaataaagtgattgacactgtgaattgtttttgtccttttagtgtccataaggtgccagagacataaaacagcatcaaaatagagccctcacacccctgacagaggacacagctaagaccccaatgtcctaaaatcctagaaatgtcctaaaatccaagaaatgcccccAAACAGAGCGAGTCGAGTCTCCCTGCATTAATAACATGAATCACGACCATATGAACATTGGTGGTaaagttcagtttttctttgGCTCATGTCATCGTTTCTGTTTTTCGTCTTTTCTTGGTGATGCGCTCTGACACCCGAGCTGAGCAGGACGGGATCTCATTGtcccctgtgtgtctctgtctgcaggacATCTCTGGAGCCTCACCGCACATCGACCCCCAGAACAACAAGGTCTTGACCTTCATCACCTACATCGGCTGCGGCATCTCCGCCATCTTCTCTGCCGCCACGCTGCTCACCTACATCGCCTTCGAGTGAGTAAATTATGAAAGCTTTTggcaatgtttttcttttgacatttttagcaatttgttttcttcaatatttttggtgatttttaataacctttgacaatttgttttatttttcttgaaaacattttgcattttctctttaaaaattgtgggtttttttctgtaaacatttttggtcattattttaaaaaaatgcaattaattaatttattttttggtgtttattttgagatatttattttacatgaaattgtttttgtcactcAGAGAAGCTCAAGGacaaatatttgtagctttggggaccCCCATacaatatatttatgtattatttgtttgttttctgtcagtaaatgaattaataaatgattCAGGGCTGTAGCCTGCGACGCTCGGGCAGAATGAGCAAATCAAGTTTTCAGTCGGATGACATTACAGCCTCATTTCTTGTTTTCAATCTTCTCTCCTTCGATCAGAAAACTGCGGCGCGACTACCCCTCCAAGATCCTGATGAACCTCAGCACGTCGCTGCTGCTCCTCAACATGGTCTTCCTGCTGGACGGCTGGTTGGCCAGTCTGGAGACGGACTGGCTGTGCCTGTCGGTGGCCGTCTTCCTGCACTACTTCCTGCTGACCTCCTTCACCTGGATGGGGCTGGAGTCCATCCACATGTACATCGCTCTGGTCAAAGTCTTCAACACCTACATCCGCAGATACATCCTCAAGTTCTGCGTGGTGGGCTGGGGTGAGTGAGGGCCGACACAGGACCAAAACCCTAAAAACCAAGAGTGGAGTGTGAGTCTGAGGTGATGCAGAGAGTGACGGGCGCTGTGTTTGGTTGCAGGTCTCCCTGCAGTGCTGGTGGGCATCGTAGTCGCGGTGGATAAAAGCTCATACGGCCTGCAGGAGTACGGCAAAGCTGAGTCAGGAGACGGATCCTCCGAGTTGTAAGTAGAACTTTGATACGGAGAGAGAATacaaaaattatcataattgagTATTTGTGACATGTACTGCTGAGTATTTCACAGGATATacagaacacagagagaggcCACACTGCAGGACCAATTTAAAGTCTTCACTtttcaccctttgaaatctgagcaaccCGCCTAGCTTGCAGGGAACATTTCCAAAATGCTTGCTAATGTTACTGCAGTGATGTTCCCTCTGAATGTCAGATAGCCACAGAGAGGTGTGGACGCAGAGACTTCAGTCTGACATGACTGACGTGAGATTAAATCCAGTTTAAAACCTTCACTGAGAAACGTTTAAATCACACTCGGTCGCACGGTCAAAAAGACGACAAGCTTCTCCTGCAGCGCTCTGTTCAACTAACCCTATGTCCAGATTCAAGGGAAcgtctttaaaaacacaacatgcattttggtctttgtacatttttgtatctaactgtgttttacagtgtctgaaaatgattttttctgaattttaaatgaACTTACTCTCATATTGTGGCCCGTAAAGTTCCactaatgttttaaagaaaaccttttcAGCTAACGTTCAgagaacgttttaaggatgtttatcatttctaataatgttcctgtgaggttTAATAAGATGTATTGTTTCAGCTTCAgcatgttttggtgatgttgaatggtgacagatcagagaatgtttttataaaacgttcccacaatgttacataagaacaaaggaagaaatacATTTCAGTTGAACCATAAACTTCTCTACACTAACAGGAAGATGATCTCATGGAAAAATACCACGTCTCTATAATTACGTTTctattttggcacaaaaacattcaaattcaaGAATATAGTtcctaaaaatattcaaattagcacagaaaaaaagagtcgGAGAGTGTCAGTGAGGTCATGACTCTTATTTTTATAAAGAagattgacttgacttgacttgacttgacttgacttgacttgacttgacgtGTCCTCTGTCCCCAGCTGCTGGATCCAGAACTCGGTGGTCTTCTACGTCACCTGCGTGGGTTACTTCTGTCTGGTATTTCTGCTCAATGTGGCCATGTTCATCGTGGTGATGCTGCAGATCTGCGGCCGCAATGGCAAGCGCAGCAACCGCACGCTGCGAGAAGAGGTACATGCTCACCGCCACCTCATCACGGTCACGGCGGGAGGAAACAGCTCTCCGACCGCTGCTGAAGTCTGCGCCGCTGTGACTCGCTGAAACACgaacagacacagagaaaaaactgaacatgtgttttctttaaaaaacaccaaaccaaatataaaatacaagaaGCACTTCAACACAATGTCCAACACCAtctttttaaccaaatttttattgatttttattccaaatccaaaaattttaatttgtgtgtgtgtgtgtgtaaaaaagaaattggaCATGATTTCTCCAAAAATCACTTCGCTTCGAGCAGtcgggtcatctgtgtgagcgagccagtgagtcggagtcagtgctcgggtacactcgggtaCACTTGAacgttcggctgtcgttaatcacttccacgctgctctatgggccagtagatctgggtattttatacttttgtaaacgcggaaaaagagttttctctacTTCATGCgtcactgagcagctctcataggagtgaacgaggccccgcccccacggctgtatccagatttataatacatccatgcttctcctcctccccctcctcctcctcctcctccttcttcctctaactcttcttcttcttcttcaggtgCTCAGGAACCTGCGTAGCGTCATCAGTCTCACCTTCCTTTTGGGGATGACATGGGGCTTCGCTCTGTTCGCCTGGGGGCCC
This Plectropomus leopardus isolate mb unplaced genomic scaffold, YSFRI_Pleo_2.0 unplaced_scaffold6788, whole genome shotgun sequence DNA region includes the following protein-coding sequences:
- the LOC121939947 gene encoding adhesion G-protein coupled receptor G6-like, giving the protein DISGASPHIDPQNNKVLTFITYIGCGISAIFSAATLLTYIAFEKLRRDYPSKILMNLSTSLLLLNMVFLLDGWLASLETDWLCLSVAVFLHYFLLTSFTWMGLESIHMYIALVKVFNTYIRRYILKFCVVGWGLPAVLVGIVVAVDKSSYGLQEYGKAESGDGSSEL